A section of the Girardinichthys multiradiatus isolate DD_20200921_A chromosome 5, DD_fGirMul_XY1, whole genome shotgun sequence genome encodes:
- the elf2b gene encoding ETS-related transcription factor Elf-2b isoform X3, giving the protein MTSVVLVDTGGTMVEYVTAEEDLQQQEAVYEADVELEGEVEDECEGEEVCEELEEIEEADEDPAVVVEEVPTASLVDEQGYSAQVVVYGDEAYVMREVETEGEGVEASGYSNVHCSDKTIEAAEALLHMDSPSSLREDRSPEDFTPQSEAAPDFLHAAMRPDVIAETEVEITTEDCCEEDEEEEEEMVTSLEEPEPDNEPVRRKRAGRKTKTPQSSISNGTPELSFKKKPREGKCSTTYLWEFLLDLLQDKNTCPRYIKWTQREKGIFKLVDSKAVSKLWGKHKNKPDMNYETMGRALRYYYQRGILAKVEGQRLVYQFKDMPKNIVIIDEDKADVSSPDDLMSSESQSYERVPLPSARLLQNSEQSSPRRPNILRGSNRPVVFPTPAAAVSRSAVMAAAPRIVTVSAAPDVSQTMSQIPNATAPRTVRVAMQVPVVMTSLGQKISTVAVQQPAGTTVAGGRTTLLTNASHVTAAANPNSQQKVVIQTIPTMVPATAENGDKITVQLAKIITIPAHQLTQCQLQTSSSANKPNVAASPTSISLLGSPLTVRALAPVSVTPGAQVMRLTVPSQAQPQTLMVSQPGSVSCGQTVSQSIAAQPRVIGSVINGSELVIGGPGGVTVEKLKAPGVQVQAVQVPLTVQQNQVNPKTIQNVQSETTDAEVVVKLEAPRTIKTEEPEC; this is encoded by the exons ATGACGTCAGTGGTGCTGGTTGACACCGGTGGGACGATGGTGGAATATGTCACAGCTGAAGAAGACCTTCAGCAG CAGGAAGCAGTGTATGAAGCTGATGTGGAGCTTGAAGGAGAGGTGGAGGATGAATGTGAAGGTGAGGAAGTCTGCGAGGAGCTGGAGGAAATAGAGGAGGCTGATGAGGACCCAGCTGTTGTAGTGGAGGAGGTGCCCACTGCCAGCCTGGTCGATGAGCAGGGTTATTCCGCCCAGGTGGTGGTGTATGGGGATGAAGCCTACGTCATGCGGGAGGTGGAGACGGAAGGAGAAGGAG tGGAGGCCTCTGGTTACAGCAATGTCCACTGCTCTGATAAAACCATTGAGGCTGCAGAAGCTCTGCTACACATGGACTCACCATCTAGCCTCAGAGAAGACCGCAGCCCAG AAGATTTTACCCCACAAAGTGAAGCTGCTCCAGACTTCCTCCACGCTGCCATGCGGCCTGACGTGATTGCAGAAACAGAGGTGGAGATAACCACTGAGGACTGCTGCGAGGaggacgaggaggaggaggaagagatgGTCACTTCCCTGGAAGAGCCAGAACCCGACAACGAGCCTGTCAGGAGGAAGCGAG CTGGACGGAAAACGAAGACGCCCCAGTCGTCCATTTCCAACGGCACACCGGAGCTCAGCTTCAAGAAGAAACCAAGAGAGGGCAAAT GTAGCACCACGTATCTTTGGGAGTTCCTGTTGGACCTCCTCCAGGATAAAAACACCTGTCCCAGGTACATCAAGTGGACCCAGAGGGAGAAGGGCATCTTCAAACTAGTTGACTCCAAGGCTGTATCCAAGCTTTGGGgcaaacacaagaataaaccaGACATGAACTACGAGACCATGGGACGGGCGCTCAG ATATTACTACCAACGTGGAATCCTCGCCAAAGTGGAGGGTCAGCGGCTGGTTTACCAGTTCAAAGATATGCCCAAAAACATAGTCATTATCGATGAAGACAAGGCAGATGTGTCTTCTCCTGATGACCTAATGAGCTCAGAGTCACAGTCCTACGAGCGCGTTCCTCTGCCGTCTGCCAGGTTGCTCCAGAACTCTGAGCAGTCATCCCCGAGGAGACCCAACATCCTGCGGGGCTCCAACCGACCCGTTGTATTCCCAACTCCTGCCGCCGCAGTAAGCAGATCAGCGGTGATGGCGGCAGCCCCGAGGATAGTGACGGTTTCTGCAGCGCCCGATGTGAGCCAGACCATGAGCCAGATCCCCAATGCCACAGCACCGAG GACGGTTCGCGTGGCGATGCAGGTGCCTGTTGTAATGACGTCTCTGGGCCAGAAGATCTCTACCGTCGCCGTGCAGCAGCCAGCAGGGACGACGGTGGCCGGCGGGCGCACCACCCTCCTCACTAACGCGTCTCATGTCACTGCGGCTGCTAATCCTAATTCACAACAGAAG GTTGTGATCCAGACTATCCCAACAATGGTACCGGCTACAGCGGAGAACGGAGACAAGATCACCGTCCAACTGGCCAAGATCATCACCATCCCAGCCCACCAGTTAACCCAGTGTCAGCTCCAGACGTCCTCGAGCGCTAACAAACCCAACGTGGCCGCCTCGCCAACGAGCATCAGCCTCCTCGGAAGCCCCCTGACGGTCCGAGCCCTCGCTCCCGTCAGCGTCACGCCGGGGGCGCAGGTGATGAGGCTCACCGTGCCGAGCCAGGCACAACCGCAAACTCTGATGGTGTCACAGCCAGGAAGCGTCAGCTGCGGCCAAACTGTAAGTCAGAGCATTGCGGCACAGCCGCGCGTCATCGGCAGCGTCATCAACGGCTCAGAGCTGGTGATTGGTGGACCAGGAGGAGTTACGGTAGAGAAGCTGAAGGCTCCAGGAGTGCAGGTCCAGGCTGTGCAAGTTCCTCTGACAGTCCAGCAGAACCAAGTGAATCCAAAGACTATTCAGAACGTCCAATCAGAGACCACAGACGCTGAGGTGGTTGTGAAACTGGAAGCTCCACGTACAATAAAGACAGAGGAGCCTGAGTGTTAA
- the elf2b gene encoding ETS-related transcription factor Elf-2b isoform X4 — translation MTSVVLVDTGGTMVEYVTAEEDLQQQEAVYEADVELEGEVEDECEGEEVCEELEEIEEADEDPAVVVEEVPTASLVDEQGYSAQVVVYGDEAYVMREVETEGEGVEASGYSNVHCSDKTIEAAEALLHMDSPSSLREDRSPDFTPQSEAAPDFLHAAMRPDVIAETEVEITTEDCCEEDEEEEEEMVTSLEEPEPDNEPVRRKRAGRKTKTPQSSISNGTPELSFKKKPREGKSGSTTYLWEFLLDLLQDKNTCPRYIKWTQREKGIFKLVDSKAVSKLWGKHKNKPDMNYETMGRALRYYYQRGILAKVEGQRLVYQFKDMPKNIVIIDEDKADVSSPDDLMSSESQSYERVPLPSARLLQNSEQSSPRRPNILRGSNRPVVFPTPAAAVSRSAVMAAAPRIVTVSAAPDVSQTMSQIPNATAPRTVRVAMQVPVVMTSLGQKISTVAVQQPAGTTVAGGRTTLLTNASHVTAAANPNSQQKVVIQTIPTMVPATAENGDKITVQLAKIITIPAHQLTQCQLQTSSSANKPNVAASPTSISLLGSPLTVRALAPVSVTPGAQVMRLTVPSQAQPQTLMVSQPGSVSCGQTVSQSIAAQPRVIGSVINGSELVIGGPGGVTVEKLKAPGVQVQAVQVPLTVQQNQVNPKTIQNVQSETTDAEVVVKLEAPRTIKTEEPEC, via the exons ATGACGTCAGTGGTGCTGGTTGACACCGGTGGGACGATGGTGGAATATGTCACAGCTGAAGAAGACCTTCAGCAG CAGGAAGCAGTGTATGAAGCTGATGTGGAGCTTGAAGGAGAGGTGGAGGATGAATGTGAAGGTGAGGAAGTCTGCGAGGAGCTGGAGGAAATAGAGGAGGCTGATGAGGACCCAGCTGTTGTAGTGGAGGAGGTGCCCACTGCCAGCCTGGTCGATGAGCAGGGTTATTCCGCCCAGGTGGTGGTGTATGGGGATGAAGCCTACGTCATGCGGGAGGTGGAGACGGAAGGAGAAGGAG tGGAGGCCTCTGGTTACAGCAATGTCCACTGCTCTGATAAAACCATTGAGGCTGCAGAAGCTCTGCTACACATGGACTCACCATCTAGCCTCAGAGAAGACCGCAGCCCAG ATTTTACCCCACAAAGTGAAGCTGCTCCAGACTTCCTCCACGCTGCCATGCGGCCTGACGTGATTGCAGAAACAGAGGTGGAGATAACCACTGAGGACTGCTGCGAGGaggacgaggaggaggaggaagagatgGTCACTTCCCTGGAAGAGCCAGAACCCGACAACGAGCCTGTCAGGAGGAAGCGAG CTGGACGGAAAACGAAGACGCCCCAGTCGTCCATTTCCAACGGCACACCGGAGCTCAGCTTCAAGAAGAAACCAAGAGAGGGCAAAT CAGGTAGCACCACGTATCTTTGGGAGTTCCTGTTGGACCTCCTCCAGGATAAAAACACCTGTCCCAGGTACATCAAGTGGACCCAGAGGGAGAAGGGCATCTTCAAACTAGTTGACTCCAAGGCTGTATCCAAGCTTTGGGgcaaacacaagaataaaccaGACATGAACTACGAGACCATGGGACGGGCGCTCAG ATATTACTACCAACGTGGAATCCTCGCCAAAGTGGAGGGTCAGCGGCTGGTTTACCAGTTCAAAGATATGCCCAAAAACATAGTCATTATCGATGAAGACAAGGCAGATGTGTCTTCTCCTGATGACCTAATGAGCTCAGAGTCACAGTCCTACGAGCGCGTTCCTCTGCCGTCTGCCAGGTTGCTCCAGAACTCTGAGCAGTCATCCCCGAGGAGACCCAACATCCTGCGGGGCTCCAACCGACCCGTTGTATTCCCAACTCCTGCCGCCGCAGTAAGCAGATCAGCGGTGATGGCGGCAGCCCCGAGGATAGTGACGGTTTCTGCAGCGCCCGATGTGAGCCAGACCATGAGCCAGATCCCCAATGCCACAGCACCGAG GACGGTTCGCGTGGCGATGCAGGTGCCTGTTGTAATGACGTCTCTGGGCCAGAAGATCTCTACCGTCGCCGTGCAGCAGCCAGCAGGGACGACGGTGGCCGGCGGGCGCACCACCCTCCTCACTAACGCGTCTCATGTCACTGCGGCTGCTAATCCTAATTCACAACAGAAG GTTGTGATCCAGACTATCCCAACAATGGTACCGGCTACAGCGGAGAACGGAGACAAGATCACCGTCCAACTGGCCAAGATCATCACCATCCCAGCCCACCAGTTAACCCAGTGTCAGCTCCAGACGTCCTCGAGCGCTAACAAACCCAACGTGGCCGCCTCGCCAACGAGCATCAGCCTCCTCGGAAGCCCCCTGACGGTCCGAGCCCTCGCTCCCGTCAGCGTCACGCCGGGGGCGCAGGTGATGAGGCTCACCGTGCCGAGCCAGGCACAACCGCAAACTCTGATGGTGTCACAGCCAGGAAGCGTCAGCTGCGGCCAAACTGTAAGTCAGAGCATTGCGGCACAGCCGCGCGTCATCGGCAGCGTCATCAACGGCTCAGAGCTGGTGATTGGTGGACCAGGAGGAGTTACGGTAGAGAAGCTGAAGGCTCCAGGAGTGCAGGTCCAGGCTGTGCAAGTTCCTCTGACAGTCCAGCAGAACCAAGTGAATCCAAAGACTATTCAGAACGTCCAATCAGAGACCACAGACGCTGAGGTGGTTGTGAAACTGGAAGCTCCACGTACAATAAAGACAGAGGAGCCTGAGTGTTAA
- the elf2b gene encoding ETS-related transcription factor Elf-2b isoform X1: MTSVVLVDTGGTMVEYVTAEEDLQQQEAVYEADVELEGEVEDECEGEEVCEELEEIEEADEDPAVVVEEVPTASLVDEQGYSAQVVVYGDEAYVMREVETEGEGVEASGYSNVHCSDKTIEAAEALLHMDSPSSLREDRSPEDFTPQSEAAPDFLHAAMRPDVIAETEVEITTEDCCEEDEEEEEEMVTSLEEPEPDNEPVRRKRAGRKTKTPQSSISNGTPELSFKKKPREGKSGSTTYLWEFLLDLLQDKNTCPRYIKWTQREKGIFKLVDSKAVSKLWGKHKNKPDMNYETMGRALRYYYQRGILAKVEGQRLVYQFKDMPKNIVIIDEDKADVSSPDDLMSSESQSYERVPLPSARLLQNSEQSSPRRPNILRGSNRPVVFPTPAAAVSRSAVMAAAPRIVTVSAAPDVSQTMSQIPNATAPRTVRVAMQVPVVMTSLGQKISTVAVQQPAGTTVAGGRTTLLTNASHVTAAANPNSQQKVVIQTIPTMVPATAENGDKITVQLAKIITIPAHQLTQCQLQTSSSANKPNVAASPTSISLLGSPLTVRALAPVSVTPGAQVMRLTVPSQAQPQTLMVSQPGSVSCGQTVSQSIAAQPRVIGSVINGSELVIGGPGGVTVEKLKAPGVQVQAVQVPLTVQQNQVNPKTIQNVQSETTDAEVVVKLEAPRTIKTEEPEC, from the exons ATGACGTCAGTGGTGCTGGTTGACACCGGTGGGACGATGGTGGAATATGTCACAGCTGAAGAAGACCTTCAGCAG CAGGAAGCAGTGTATGAAGCTGATGTGGAGCTTGAAGGAGAGGTGGAGGATGAATGTGAAGGTGAGGAAGTCTGCGAGGAGCTGGAGGAAATAGAGGAGGCTGATGAGGACCCAGCTGTTGTAGTGGAGGAGGTGCCCACTGCCAGCCTGGTCGATGAGCAGGGTTATTCCGCCCAGGTGGTGGTGTATGGGGATGAAGCCTACGTCATGCGGGAGGTGGAGACGGAAGGAGAAGGAG tGGAGGCCTCTGGTTACAGCAATGTCCACTGCTCTGATAAAACCATTGAGGCTGCAGAAGCTCTGCTACACATGGACTCACCATCTAGCCTCAGAGAAGACCGCAGCCCAG AAGATTTTACCCCACAAAGTGAAGCTGCTCCAGACTTCCTCCACGCTGCCATGCGGCCTGACGTGATTGCAGAAACAGAGGTGGAGATAACCACTGAGGACTGCTGCGAGGaggacgaggaggaggaggaagagatgGTCACTTCCCTGGAAGAGCCAGAACCCGACAACGAGCCTGTCAGGAGGAAGCGAG CTGGACGGAAAACGAAGACGCCCCAGTCGTCCATTTCCAACGGCACACCGGAGCTCAGCTTCAAGAAGAAACCAAGAGAGGGCAAAT CAGGTAGCACCACGTATCTTTGGGAGTTCCTGTTGGACCTCCTCCAGGATAAAAACACCTGTCCCAGGTACATCAAGTGGACCCAGAGGGAGAAGGGCATCTTCAAACTAGTTGACTCCAAGGCTGTATCCAAGCTTTGGGgcaaacacaagaataaaccaGACATGAACTACGAGACCATGGGACGGGCGCTCAG ATATTACTACCAACGTGGAATCCTCGCCAAAGTGGAGGGTCAGCGGCTGGTTTACCAGTTCAAAGATATGCCCAAAAACATAGTCATTATCGATGAAGACAAGGCAGATGTGTCTTCTCCTGATGACCTAATGAGCTCAGAGTCACAGTCCTACGAGCGCGTTCCTCTGCCGTCTGCCAGGTTGCTCCAGAACTCTGAGCAGTCATCCCCGAGGAGACCCAACATCCTGCGGGGCTCCAACCGACCCGTTGTATTCCCAACTCCTGCCGCCGCAGTAAGCAGATCAGCGGTGATGGCGGCAGCCCCGAGGATAGTGACGGTTTCTGCAGCGCCCGATGTGAGCCAGACCATGAGCCAGATCCCCAATGCCACAGCACCGAG GACGGTTCGCGTGGCGATGCAGGTGCCTGTTGTAATGACGTCTCTGGGCCAGAAGATCTCTACCGTCGCCGTGCAGCAGCCAGCAGGGACGACGGTGGCCGGCGGGCGCACCACCCTCCTCACTAACGCGTCTCATGTCACTGCGGCTGCTAATCCTAATTCACAACAGAAG GTTGTGATCCAGACTATCCCAACAATGGTACCGGCTACAGCGGAGAACGGAGACAAGATCACCGTCCAACTGGCCAAGATCATCACCATCCCAGCCCACCAGTTAACCCAGTGTCAGCTCCAGACGTCCTCGAGCGCTAACAAACCCAACGTGGCCGCCTCGCCAACGAGCATCAGCCTCCTCGGAAGCCCCCTGACGGTCCGAGCCCTCGCTCCCGTCAGCGTCACGCCGGGGGCGCAGGTGATGAGGCTCACCGTGCCGAGCCAGGCACAACCGCAAACTCTGATGGTGTCACAGCCAGGAAGCGTCAGCTGCGGCCAAACTGTAAGTCAGAGCATTGCGGCACAGCCGCGCGTCATCGGCAGCGTCATCAACGGCTCAGAGCTGGTGATTGGTGGACCAGGAGGAGTTACGGTAGAGAAGCTGAAGGCTCCAGGAGTGCAGGTCCAGGCTGTGCAAGTTCCTCTGACAGTCCAGCAGAACCAAGTGAATCCAAAGACTATTCAGAACGTCCAATCAGAGACCACAGACGCTGAGGTGGTTGTGAAACTGGAAGCTCCACGTACAATAAAGACAGAGGAGCCTGAGTGTTAA
- the elf2b gene encoding ETS-related transcription factor Elf-2b isoform X2: MTSVVLVDTGGTMVEYVTAEEDLQQEAVYEADVELEGEVEDECEGEEVCEELEEIEEADEDPAVVVEEVPTASLVDEQGYSAQVVVYGDEAYVMREVETEGEGVEASGYSNVHCSDKTIEAAEALLHMDSPSSLREDRSPEDFTPQSEAAPDFLHAAMRPDVIAETEVEITTEDCCEEDEEEEEEMVTSLEEPEPDNEPVRRKRAGRKTKTPQSSISNGTPELSFKKKPREGKSGSTTYLWEFLLDLLQDKNTCPRYIKWTQREKGIFKLVDSKAVSKLWGKHKNKPDMNYETMGRALRYYYQRGILAKVEGQRLVYQFKDMPKNIVIIDEDKADVSSPDDLMSSESQSYERVPLPSARLLQNSEQSSPRRPNILRGSNRPVVFPTPAAAVSRSAVMAAAPRIVTVSAAPDVSQTMSQIPNATAPRTVRVAMQVPVVMTSLGQKISTVAVQQPAGTTVAGGRTTLLTNASHVTAAANPNSQQKVVIQTIPTMVPATAENGDKITVQLAKIITIPAHQLTQCQLQTSSSANKPNVAASPTSISLLGSPLTVRALAPVSVTPGAQVMRLTVPSQAQPQTLMVSQPGSVSCGQTVSQSIAAQPRVIGSVINGSELVIGGPGGVTVEKLKAPGVQVQAVQVPLTVQQNQVNPKTIQNVQSETTDAEVVVKLEAPRTIKTEEPEC; this comes from the exons ATGACGTCAGTGGTGCTGGTTGACACCGGTGGGACGATGGTGGAATATGTCACAGCTGAAGAAGACCTTCAGCAG GAAGCAGTGTATGAAGCTGATGTGGAGCTTGAAGGAGAGGTGGAGGATGAATGTGAAGGTGAGGAAGTCTGCGAGGAGCTGGAGGAAATAGAGGAGGCTGATGAGGACCCAGCTGTTGTAGTGGAGGAGGTGCCCACTGCCAGCCTGGTCGATGAGCAGGGTTATTCCGCCCAGGTGGTGGTGTATGGGGATGAAGCCTACGTCATGCGGGAGGTGGAGACGGAAGGAGAAGGAG tGGAGGCCTCTGGTTACAGCAATGTCCACTGCTCTGATAAAACCATTGAGGCTGCAGAAGCTCTGCTACACATGGACTCACCATCTAGCCTCAGAGAAGACCGCAGCCCAG AAGATTTTACCCCACAAAGTGAAGCTGCTCCAGACTTCCTCCACGCTGCCATGCGGCCTGACGTGATTGCAGAAACAGAGGTGGAGATAACCACTGAGGACTGCTGCGAGGaggacgaggaggaggaggaagagatgGTCACTTCCCTGGAAGAGCCAGAACCCGACAACGAGCCTGTCAGGAGGAAGCGAG CTGGACGGAAAACGAAGACGCCCCAGTCGTCCATTTCCAACGGCACACCGGAGCTCAGCTTCAAGAAGAAACCAAGAGAGGGCAAAT CAGGTAGCACCACGTATCTTTGGGAGTTCCTGTTGGACCTCCTCCAGGATAAAAACACCTGTCCCAGGTACATCAAGTGGACCCAGAGGGAGAAGGGCATCTTCAAACTAGTTGACTCCAAGGCTGTATCCAAGCTTTGGGgcaaacacaagaataaaccaGACATGAACTACGAGACCATGGGACGGGCGCTCAG ATATTACTACCAACGTGGAATCCTCGCCAAAGTGGAGGGTCAGCGGCTGGTTTACCAGTTCAAAGATATGCCCAAAAACATAGTCATTATCGATGAAGACAAGGCAGATGTGTCTTCTCCTGATGACCTAATGAGCTCAGAGTCACAGTCCTACGAGCGCGTTCCTCTGCCGTCTGCCAGGTTGCTCCAGAACTCTGAGCAGTCATCCCCGAGGAGACCCAACATCCTGCGGGGCTCCAACCGACCCGTTGTATTCCCAACTCCTGCCGCCGCAGTAAGCAGATCAGCGGTGATGGCGGCAGCCCCGAGGATAGTGACGGTTTCTGCAGCGCCCGATGTGAGCCAGACCATGAGCCAGATCCCCAATGCCACAGCACCGAG GACGGTTCGCGTGGCGATGCAGGTGCCTGTTGTAATGACGTCTCTGGGCCAGAAGATCTCTACCGTCGCCGTGCAGCAGCCAGCAGGGACGACGGTGGCCGGCGGGCGCACCACCCTCCTCACTAACGCGTCTCATGTCACTGCGGCTGCTAATCCTAATTCACAACAGAAG GTTGTGATCCAGACTATCCCAACAATGGTACCGGCTACAGCGGAGAACGGAGACAAGATCACCGTCCAACTGGCCAAGATCATCACCATCCCAGCCCACCAGTTAACCCAGTGTCAGCTCCAGACGTCCTCGAGCGCTAACAAACCCAACGTGGCCGCCTCGCCAACGAGCATCAGCCTCCTCGGAAGCCCCCTGACGGTCCGAGCCCTCGCTCCCGTCAGCGTCACGCCGGGGGCGCAGGTGATGAGGCTCACCGTGCCGAGCCAGGCACAACCGCAAACTCTGATGGTGTCACAGCCAGGAAGCGTCAGCTGCGGCCAAACTGTAAGTCAGAGCATTGCGGCACAGCCGCGCGTCATCGGCAGCGTCATCAACGGCTCAGAGCTGGTGATTGGTGGACCAGGAGGAGTTACGGTAGAGAAGCTGAAGGCTCCAGGAGTGCAGGTCCAGGCTGTGCAAGTTCCTCTGACAGTCCAGCAGAACCAAGTGAATCCAAAGACTATTCAGAACGTCCAATCAGAGACCACAGACGCTGAGGTGGTTGTGAAACTGGAAGCTCCACGTACAATAAAGACAGAGGAGCCTGAGTGTTAA
- the elf2b gene encoding ETS-related transcription factor Elf-2b isoform X5, whose amino-acid sequence MATSQHEGHANQLDLLIRAVEASGYSNVHCSDKTIEAAEALLHMDSPSSLREDRSPEDFTPQSEAAPDFLHAAMRPDVIAETEVEITTEDCCEEDEEEEEEMVTSLEEPEPDNEPVRRKRAGRKTKTPQSSISNGTPELSFKKKPREGKSGSTTYLWEFLLDLLQDKNTCPRYIKWTQREKGIFKLVDSKAVSKLWGKHKNKPDMNYETMGRALRYYYQRGILAKVEGQRLVYQFKDMPKNIVIIDEDKADVSSPDDLMSSESQSYERVPLPSARLLQNSEQSSPRRPNILRGSNRPVVFPTPAAAVSRSAVMAAAPRIVTVSAAPDVSQTMSQIPNATAPRTVRVAMQVPVVMTSLGQKISTVAVQQPAGTTVAGGRTTLLTNASHVTAAANPNSQQKVVIQTIPTMVPATAENGDKITVQLAKIITIPAHQLTQCQLQTSSSANKPNVAASPTSISLLGSPLTVRALAPVSVTPGAQVMRLTVPSQAQPQTLMVSQPGSVSCGQTVSQSIAAQPRVIGSVINGSELVIGGPGGVTVEKLKAPGVQVQAVQVPLTVQQNQVNPKTIQNVQSETTDAEVVVKLEAPRTIKTEEPEC is encoded by the exons ATGGCGACTTCACAGCATGAGGGGCACGCAAACCAGCTCGATCTGCTCATCAGAGCCG tGGAGGCCTCTGGTTACAGCAATGTCCACTGCTCTGATAAAACCATTGAGGCTGCAGAAGCTCTGCTACACATGGACTCACCATCTAGCCTCAGAGAAGACCGCAGCCCAG AAGATTTTACCCCACAAAGTGAAGCTGCTCCAGACTTCCTCCACGCTGCCATGCGGCCTGACGTGATTGCAGAAACAGAGGTGGAGATAACCACTGAGGACTGCTGCGAGGaggacgaggaggaggaggaagagatgGTCACTTCCCTGGAAGAGCCAGAACCCGACAACGAGCCTGTCAGGAGGAAGCGAG CTGGACGGAAAACGAAGACGCCCCAGTCGTCCATTTCCAACGGCACACCGGAGCTCAGCTTCAAGAAGAAACCAAGAGAGGGCAAAT CAGGTAGCACCACGTATCTTTGGGAGTTCCTGTTGGACCTCCTCCAGGATAAAAACACCTGTCCCAGGTACATCAAGTGGACCCAGAGGGAGAAGGGCATCTTCAAACTAGTTGACTCCAAGGCTGTATCCAAGCTTTGGGgcaaacacaagaataaaccaGACATGAACTACGAGACCATGGGACGGGCGCTCAG ATATTACTACCAACGTGGAATCCTCGCCAAAGTGGAGGGTCAGCGGCTGGTTTACCAGTTCAAAGATATGCCCAAAAACATAGTCATTATCGATGAAGACAAGGCAGATGTGTCTTCTCCTGATGACCTAATGAGCTCAGAGTCACAGTCCTACGAGCGCGTTCCTCTGCCGTCTGCCAGGTTGCTCCAGAACTCTGAGCAGTCATCCCCGAGGAGACCCAACATCCTGCGGGGCTCCAACCGACCCGTTGTATTCCCAACTCCTGCCGCCGCAGTAAGCAGATCAGCGGTGATGGCGGCAGCCCCGAGGATAGTGACGGTTTCTGCAGCGCCCGATGTGAGCCAGACCATGAGCCAGATCCCCAATGCCACAGCACCGAG GACGGTTCGCGTGGCGATGCAGGTGCCTGTTGTAATGACGTCTCTGGGCCAGAAGATCTCTACCGTCGCCGTGCAGCAGCCAGCAGGGACGACGGTGGCCGGCGGGCGCACCACCCTCCTCACTAACGCGTCTCATGTCACTGCGGCTGCTAATCCTAATTCACAACAGAAG GTTGTGATCCAGACTATCCCAACAATGGTACCGGCTACAGCGGAGAACGGAGACAAGATCACCGTCCAACTGGCCAAGATCATCACCATCCCAGCCCACCAGTTAACCCAGTGTCAGCTCCAGACGTCCTCGAGCGCTAACAAACCCAACGTGGCCGCCTCGCCAACGAGCATCAGCCTCCTCGGAAGCCCCCTGACGGTCCGAGCCCTCGCTCCCGTCAGCGTCACGCCGGGGGCGCAGGTGATGAGGCTCACCGTGCCGAGCCAGGCACAACCGCAAACTCTGATGGTGTCACAGCCAGGAAGCGTCAGCTGCGGCCAAACTGTAAGTCAGAGCATTGCGGCACAGCCGCGCGTCATCGGCAGCGTCATCAACGGCTCAGAGCTGGTGATTGGTGGACCAGGAGGAGTTACGGTAGAGAAGCTGAAGGCTCCAGGAGTGCAGGTCCAGGCTGTGCAAGTTCCTCTGACAGTCCAGCAGAACCAAGTGAATCCAAAGACTATTCAGAACGTCCAATCAGAGACCACAGACGCTGAGGTGGTTGTGAAACTGGAAGCTCCACGTACAATAAAGACAGAGGAGCCTGAGTGTTAA